Proteins encoded within one genomic window of Camelina sativa cultivar DH55 chromosome 19, Cs, whole genome shotgun sequence:
- the LOC104765522 gene encoding phospholipase D zeta 1-like isoform X2 — protein MASEQLMSPASGGGRYFQMQPEQFPSMVSSLFSFAPAPTQESNRIFEELPKAVIVSVSRPDAGDISPVLLSYTIECQYKQFKWQLVKKASQVFYLHFALKKRAFIEEIHEKQEQVKEWLQNLGIGDHAHVVQDDDADEVPLHQDESAKNRDVPSSAALPVIRPLGRQQSISVRGKHAMQEYLNHFLGNLDIVNSREVCRFLEVSMLSFSPEYGPKLKEDYIMVKHLPKISKSDDDSNRCCGCCWFCCCNDNWQKVWGVLKPGFLALLEDPFDAKLLDIIVFDVLPVSNGNDGVDVSLAVELKDHNPLRHAFKVTSGNRSIRIRAKSSAKVKDWVASINDAALRPPEGWCHPHRFGSYAPPRGLTDDGSQAQWFIDGGAAFAAIAAAIENAKSEIFICGWWVCPELYLRRPFDSHTSSRLDNLLENKAKQGVQIYILLYKEVALALKINSVYSKRRLLGIHENVRVLRYPDHFSSGVYLWSHHEKLVIVDNQVCFIGGLDLCFGRYDTFEHKVGDNPSVTWPGKDYYNPRESEPNTWEDALKDELDRRKHPRMPWHDVHCALWGPPCRDVARHFVQRWNYAKRNKAPYEDSIPLLMPQHHMVIPHYMGRQEESDIECNKEEDSFKGIRRDDSFSSRSSLQDIPLLLPQEPVDQDGSSGGNKENGTNNRNGPFSFRKLKVEPVDGDTPMRGFVDDRNGLDLPVAKRKSNTIDSEWWETQERDYQVGSPDETGQVGPRTSCRCQIIRSVSQWSAGTSQVEESIHSAYRSLIDKAEHFIYIENQFFISGLSGDDTIKNRVLEALYKRILRAHNEKKSFRVVVVIPLLPGFQGGIDDSGAASVRAIMHWQYRTIYRGQNSILNNLYNTIGPKAHEYISFYGLRAYGKLSEDGPVATSQVYVHSKIMIIDDRAALIGSANINDRSLLGSRDSEIGVLIEDTELVDSRMAGKPWKAGKFSSSLRLSLWSEHLGLRSGEIDQIMDPISDSTYKNIWMATAKTNTMIYQDVFSCVPNDLIHSRMAFRQGISYWKEKLGHTTIDLGIAPEKLESYHNGDIKRSDPMDRLKSVKGHLVSFPLDFMCKEDLRPVFNESEYYASPQVFH, from the exons atggcatcTGAGCAGTTGATGTCACCCGCCAGTGGTGGAGGACGCTACTTTCAGATGCAGCCTGAGCAGTTTCCTTCGATGGTCTCTTCGCTCTTCTCTTTCGCCCCGGCTCCTACTCAGGAGTCTAATCGTATTTTCGAAGAATTACCCAAGGCTGTTATCGTCTCCGTCTCTCGTCCTGATGCCGGCGATATTAGCCCCGTACTCTTGTCTTACACAATTGAGTGCCAATACAAGCAG TTCAAGTGGCAACTTGTTAAAAAAGCATCTCAAGtattttatttgcattttgCATTGAAGAAACGTGCTTTTATTGAAGAAATTCACGAGAAGCAGGAACAG GTTAAAGAATGGCTTCAAAATCTAGGAATAGGGGATCATGCACACGTTGTGCAAGACGATGATGCTGATGAAGTTCCGCTGCATCAAGATGAGAGTGCCAAAAATAG AGATGTTCCCTCAAGCGCTGCTTTGCCAGTCATTCGTCCTTTAGGAAGACAGCAGTCCATATCAGTTAGGGGAAAGCATGCGATGCAAGAATATTTGAATCATTTTCTAGGGAATCTTGATATTGTCAATTCACGGGAG GTTTGCAGGTTTTTGGAGGTCTCGATGTTGTCATTCTCACCAGAGTATGGGCCCAAATTGAAAGAAGACTATATTATGGTAAAACATCTACCGAAAATTTCAAAGAGTGATGATGATTCTAACAGATGCTGTGGATGCTGTTGGTTCTGTTGCTGCAATGATAATTGGCAAAAG GTGTGGGGGGTACTAAAGCCTGGTTTTCTCGCCTTATTAGAAGACCCATTTGATGCGAAGCTATTAGATATAATCGTTTTTGATGTCCTACCAGTTTCTAATGGAAATGATGGTGTGGATGTATCACTAGCAGTAGAACTGAAGGATCATAATCCTTTGCGGCATGCATTTAAG GTAACATCTGGAAACCGGAGTATAAGAATAAGGGCAAAGAGTAGTGCAAAAGTTAAAGATTGGGTGGCTTCTATCAACGATGCTGCGCTAAGACCTCCTGAGGGTTGGTGCCATCCCCATCGCTTTGGCTCATATGCTCCCCCAAGGGGTTTGACGGATGATGGAAGTCAGGCCCAGTGGTTTATAGATGGTGGAGCAGCTTTTGCAGCCATTGCTGCAGCCATTGAAAATGCTAAATCTGAG atTTTCATATGTGGCTGGTGGGTGTGCCCAGAACTCTATCTTAGGCGCCCTTTTGACTCGCATACTTCTTCCAGACTTGATAACTTGTTGGAGAATAAAGCCAAGCAAGGAGTTCAG ATATACATCCTACTCTACAAAGAGGTTGCTCTTGCTTTAAAAATCAACAGTGTATATAGCAAACGCAGGCTTCTTGGCATTCATGAGAATGTGAGGGTACTTCGTTATCCTGATCATTTCTCAAGTGGTGTCTACCTCTG GTCACACCACGAAAAACTGGTCATCGTCGATAATCAGGTTTGCTTTATTGGAGGGCTGGACTTGTGTTTTGGCCGGTATGACACGTTTGAACATAAAGTTGGAGATAACCCTTCTGTGACATGGCCTGGAAAGGACTATTATAACCCCAG AGAGTCTGAACCCAATACTTGGGAGGATGCTCTTAAAGATGAACTAGACCGTAGAAAACATCCACGGATGCCTTGGCATGACGTGCATTGTGCTTTATGGGGACCACCTTGCCGTGACGTGGCTAGGCACTTTGTTCAACGCTGGAACTATGCTAAG AGAAACAAAGCACCGTATGAGGATTCAATTCCGCTTCTTATGCCCCAGCATCATATGGTTATACCCCACTACATGGGAAGGCAAGAGGAGTCAGACATTGAATgcaataaagaagaagacagcTTTAAAGGGATTAGAAGAGATGATTCATTTTCTTCTAGATCATCTTTGCAGGACATTCCATTACTTTTGCCTCAAGAACCTGTTGATCAGGATGGTTCGAGTGGGGGGAATAAAGAAAATGGAACAAATAATAGAAATGGTCCTTTCTCTTTCCGGAAATTGAAAGTTGAACCAGTTGATGGAGATACTCCTATGAGGGGATTTGTAGATGATCGCAATGGGCTAGATCTTCCAGTAGCAAAGCGTAAGTCTAATACGATAGATTCAGAGTGGTGGGAAACACAAGAACGTGATTATCAGGTTGGGTCGCCAGATGAGACTGGGCAAGTCGGTCCGAGAACTTCATGCCGCTGTCAG ATTATAAGAAGTGTCAGTCAGTGGTCTGCTGGAACAAGCCAAGTTGAAGAGAGTATCCATTCTGCTTACCGTTCTCTCATTGACAAAGCTGAACATTTTATCTACATTGAG AATCAGTTTTTCATATCAGGCCTTTCTGGAGATGACACAATAAAGAACCGTGTCTTAGAAGCATTGTACAAGAGGATTTTGCGTGCCCATAACGAGAAGAAAAGTTTCagggttgttgttgttataccTCTCCTCCCAGGTTTCCAG GGAGGTATTGACGACAGTGGTGCAGCATCTGTTAGAGCCATAATGCATTGGCAGTATCGAACCATATACAGGGGACAGAACTCAATACTGAATAATCTTTACAATACTATTGGCCCAAAGGCTCATGAGTATATTTCCTTCTACGGCCTTAGGGCATATGGTAAACTTTCTGAGGATGGACCTGTCGCCACTAGTCAG GTGTATGTTCACAGTAAAATCATGATAATTGATGACCGTGCCGCATTGATTGGATCTGCCAATATCAACGACCGGAGTTTACTTGGCTCAAGGGATTCTGAG ATCGGAGTACTAATCGAAGACACAGAGTTAGTAGATTCCCGCATGGCAGGAAAGCCATGGAAGGCTGGAAAATTTTCTTCAAGTCTTAGGCTCTCTCTGTGGTCCGAGCACCTTGGACTTCGTAGTGGAGAG ATCGATCAGATTATGGATCCCATCTCTGATTCAACCTACAAGAATATATGGATGGCAACTGCAAAG ACAAACACAATGATATATCAGGATGTCTTCTCTTGTGTGCCCAATGATCTCATCCATTCAAG AATGGCCTTCAGACAAGGGATATCGTAC TGGAAAGAGAAACTGGGACACACAACGATTGACTTGGGAATAGCACCGGAGAAGCTGGAATCTTACCATAATGGAGACATCAAGAGAAGCGATCCAATGGACAGACTAAAGTCGGTAAAGGGACATCTCGTCTCATTCCCTTTAGATTTCATGTGTAAAGAGGATCTAAGACCTGTCTTCAATGAGAGTGAATACTACGCCTCCCCTCAAGTCTTCCATTGA
- the LOC104765522 gene encoding phospholipase D zeta 1-like isoform X1 — protein sequence MASEQLMSPASGGGRYFQMQPEQFPSMVSSLFSFAPAPTQESNRIFEELPKAVIVSVSRPDAGDISPVLLSYTIECQYKQFKWQLVKKASQVFYLHFALKKRAFIEEIHEKQEQVKEWLQNLGIGDHAHVVQDDDADEVPLHQDESAKNRDVPSSAALPVIRPLGRQQSISVRGKHAMQEYLNHFLGNLDIVNSREVCRFLEVSMLSFSPEYGPKLKEDYIMVKHLPKISKSDDDSNRCCGCCWFCCCNDNWQKVWGVLKPGFLALLEDPFDAKLLDIIVFDVLPVSNGNDGVDVSLAVELKDHNPLRHAFKVTSGNRSIRIRAKSSAKVKDWVASINDAALRPPEGWCHPHRFGSYAPPRGLTDDGSQAQWFIDGGAAFAAIAAAIENAKSEIFICGWWVCPELYLRRPFDSHTSSRLDNLLENKAKQGVQIYILLYKEVALALKINSVYSKRRLLGIHENVRVLRYPDHFSSGVYLWSHHEKLVIVDNQVCFIGGLDLCFGRYDTFEHKVGDNPSVTWPGKDYYNPRESEPNTWEDALKDELDRRKHPRMPWHDVHCALWGPPCRDVARHFVQRWNYAKRNKAPYEDSIPLLMPQHHMVIPHYMGRQEESDIECNKEEDSFKGIRRDDSFSSRSSLQDIPLLLPQEPVDQDGSSGGNKENGTNNRNGPFSFRKLKVEPVDGDTPMRGFVDDRNGLDLPVAKRKSNTIDSEWWETQERDYQVGSPDETGQVGPRTSCRCQIIRSVSQWSAGTSQVEESIHSAYRSLIDKAEHFIYIENQFFISGLSGDDTIKNRVLEALYKRILRAHNEKKSFRVVVVIPLLPGFQGGIDDSGAASVRAIMHWQYRTIYRGQNSILNNLYNTIGPKAHEYISFYGLRAYGKLSEDGPVATSQVYVHSKIMIIDDRAALIGSANINDRSLLGSRDSEIGVLIEDTELVDSRMAGKPWKAGKFSSSLRLSLWSEHLGLRSGEIDQIMDPISDSTYKNIWMATAKTNTMIYQDVFSCVPNDLIHSRMAFRQGISYWKEKLGHTTIDLGIAPEKLESYHNGDIKRSDPMDRLKSVKGHLVSFPLDFMCKEDLRPVFNESEYYASPQVFH from the exons atggcatcTGAGCAGTTGATGTCACCCGCCAGTGGTGGAGGACGCTACTTTCAGATGCAGCCTGAGCAGTTTCCTTCGATGGTCTCTTCGCTCTTCTCTTTCGCCCCGGCTCCTACTCAGGAGTCTAATCGTATTTTCGAAGAATTACCCAAGGCTGTTATCGTCTCCGTCTCTCGTCCTGATGCCGGCGATATTAGCCCCGTACTCTTGTCTTACACAATTGAGTGCCAATACAAGCAG TTCAAGTGGCAACTTGTTAAAAAAGCATCTCAAGtattttatttgcattttgCATTGAAGAAACGTGCTTTTATTGAAGAAATTCACGAGAAGCAGGAACAG GTTAAAGAATGGCTTCAAAATCTAGGAATAGGGGATCATGCACACGTTGTGCAAGACGATGATGCTGATGAAGTTCCGCTGCATCAAGATGAGAGTGCCAAAAATAG AGATGTTCCCTCAAGCGCTGCTTTGCCAGTCATTCGTCCTTTAGGAAGACAGCAGTCCATATCAGTTAGGGGAAAGCATGCGATGCAAGAATATTTGAATCATTTTCTAGGGAATCTTGATATTGTCAATTCACGGGAG GTTTGCAGGTTTTTGGAGGTCTCGATGTTGTCATTCTCACCAGAGTATGGGCCCAAATTGAAAGAAGACTATATTATGGTAAAACATCTACCGAAAATTTCAAAGAGTGATGATGATTCTAACAGATGCTGTGGATGCTGTTGGTTCTGTTGCTGCAATGATAATTGGCAAAAG GTGTGGGGGGTACTAAAGCCTGGTTTTCTCGCCTTATTAGAAGACCCATTTGATGCGAAGCTATTAGATATAATCGTTTTTGATGTCCTACCAGTTTCTAATGGAAATGATGGTGTGGATGTATCACTAGCAGTAGAACTGAAGGATCATAATCCTTTGCGGCATGCATTTAAG GTAACATCTGGAAACCGGAGTATAAGAATAAGGGCAAAGAGTAGTGCAAAAGTTAAAGATTGGGTGGCTTCTATCAACGATGCTGCGCTAAGACCTCCTGAGGGTTGGTGCCATCCCCATCGCTTTGGCTCATATGCTCCCCCAAGGGGTTTGACGGATGATGGAAGTCAGGCCCAGTGGTTTATAGATGGTGGAGCAGCTTTTGCAGCCATTGCTGCAGCCATTGAAAATGCTAAATCTGAG atTTTCATATGTGGCTGGTGGGTGTGCCCAGAACTCTATCTTAGGCGCCCTTTTGACTCGCATACTTCTTCCAGACTTGATAACTTGTTGGAGAATAAAGCCAAGCAAGGAGTTCAG ATATACATCCTACTCTACAAAGAGGTTGCTCTTGCTTTAAAAATCAACAGTGTATATAGCAAACGCAGGCTTCTTGGCATTCATGAGAATGTGAGGGTACTTCGTTATCCTGATCATTTCTCAAGTGGTGTCTACCTCTG GTCACACCACGAAAAACTGGTCATCGTCGATAATCAGGTTTGCTTTATTGGAGGGCTGGACTTGTGTTTTGGCCGGTATGACACGTTTGAACATAAAGTTGGAGATAACCCTTCTGTGACATGGCCTGGAAAGGACTATTATAACCCCAG AGAGTCTGAACCCAATACTTGGGAGGATGCTCTTAAAGATGAACTAGACCGTAGAAAACATCCACGGATGCCTTGGCATGACGTGCATTGTGCTTTATGGGGACCACCTTGCCGTGACGTGGCTAGGCACTTTGTTCAACGCTGGAACTATGCTAAG AGAAACAAAGCACCGTATGAGGATTCAATTCCGCTTCTTATGCCCCAGCATCATATGGTTATACCCCACTACATGGGAAGGCAAGAGGAGTCAGACATTGAATgcaataaagaagaagacagcTTTAAAGGGATTAGAAGAGATGATTCATTTTCTTCTAGATCATCTTTGCAGGACATTCCATTACTTTTGCCTCAAGAACCTGTTGATCAGGATGGTTCGAGTGGGGGGAATAAAGAAAATGGAACAAATAATAGAAATGGTCCTTTCTCTTTCCGGAAATTGAAAGTTGAACCAGTTGATGGAGATACTCCTATGAGGGGATTTGTAGATGATCGCAATGGGCTAGATCTTCCAGTAGCAAAGCGTAAGTCTAATACGATAGATTCAGAGTGGTGGGAAACACAAGAACGTGATTATCAGGTTGGGTCGCCAGATGAGACTGGGCAAGTCGGTCCGAGAACTTCATGCCGCTGTCAG ATTATAAGAAGTGTCAGTCAGTGGTCTGCTGGAACAAGCCAAGTTGAAGAGAGTATCCATTCTGCTTACCGTTCTCTCATTGACAAAGCTGAACATTTTATCTACATTGAG AATCAGTTTTTCATATCAGGCCTTTCTGGAGATGACACAATAAAGAACCGTGTCTTAGAAGCATTGTACAAGAGGATTTTGCGTGCCCATAACGAGAAGAAAAGTTTCagggttgttgttgttataccTCTCCTCCCAGGTTTCCAG GGAGGTATTGACGACAGTGGTGCAGCATCTGTTAGAGCCATAATGCATTGGCAGTATCGAACCATATACAGGGGACAGAACTCAATACTGAATAATCTTTACAATACTATTGGCCCAAAGGCTCATGAGTATATTTCCTTCTACGGCCTTAGGGCATATGGTAAACTTTCTGAGGATGGACCTGTCGCCACTAGTCAG GTGTATGTTCACAGTAAAATCATGATAATTGATGACCGTGCCGCATTGATTGGATCTGCCAATATCAACGACCGGAGTTTACTTGGCTCAAGGGATTCTGAG ATCGGAGTACTAATCGAAGACACAGAGTTAGTAGATTCCCGCATGGCAGGAAAGCCATGGAAGGCTGGAAAATTTTCTTCAAGTCTTAGGCTCTCTCTGTGGTCCGAGCACCTTGGACTTCGTAGTGGAGAG ATCGATCAGATTATGGATCCCATCTCTGATTCAACCTACAAGAATATATGGATGGCAACTGCAAAG ACAAACACAATGATATATCAGGATGTCTTCTCTTGTGTGCCCAATGATCTCATCCATTCAAG AATGGCCTTCAGACAAGGGATATCGTACTGGAAAGAGAAACTGGGACACACAACGATTGACTTGGGAATAGCACCGGAGAAGCTGGAATCTTACCATAATGGAGACATCAAGAGAAGCGATCCAATGGACAGACTAAAGTCGGTAAAGGGACATCTCGTCTCATTCCCTTTAGATTTCATGTGTAAAGAGGATCTAAGACCTGTCTTCAATGAGAGTGAATACTACGCCTCCCCTCAAGTCTTCCATTGA
- the LOC104765522 gene encoding phospholipase D zeta 1-like isoform X3 has protein sequence MLSFSPEYGPKLKEDYIMVKHLPKISKSDDDSNRCCGCCWFCCCNDNWQKVWGVLKPGFLALLEDPFDAKLLDIIVFDVLPVSNGNDGVDVSLAVELKDHNPLRHAFKVTSGNRSIRIRAKSSAKVKDWVASINDAALRPPEGWCHPHRFGSYAPPRGLTDDGSQAQWFIDGGAAFAAIAAAIENAKSEIFICGWWVCPELYLRRPFDSHTSSRLDNLLENKAKQGVQIYILLYKEVALALKINSVYSKRRLLGIHENVRVLRYPDHFSSGVYLWSHHEKLVIVDNQVCFIGGLDLCFGRYDTFEHKVGDNPSVTWPGKDYYNPRESEPNTWEDALKDELDRRKHPRMPWHDVHCALWGPPCRDVARHFVQRWNYAKRNKAPYEDSIPLLMPQHHMVIPHYMGRQEESDIECNKEEDSFKGIRRDDSFSSRSSLQDIPLLLPQEPVDQDGSSGGNKENGTNNRNGPFSFRKLKVEPVDGDTPMRGFVDDRNGLDLPVAKRKSNTIDSEWWETQERDYQVGSPDETGQVGPRTSCRCQIIRSVSQWSAGTSQVEESIHSAYRSLIDKAEHFIYIENQFFISGLSGDDTIKNRVLEALYKRILRAHNEKKSFRVVVVIPLLPGFQGGIDDSGAASVRAIMHWQYRTIYRGQNSILNNLYNTIGPKAHEYISFYGLRAYGKLSEDGPVATSQVYVHSKIMIIDDRAALIGSANINDRSLLGSRDSEIGVLIEDTELVDSRMAGKPWKAGKFSSSLRLSLWSEHLGLRSGEIDQIMDPISDSTYKNIWMATAKTNTMIYQDVFSCVPNDLIHSRMAFRQGISYWKEKLGHTTIDLGIAPEKLESYHNGDIKRSDPMDRLKSVKGHLVSFPLDFMCKEDLRPVFNESEYYASPQVFH, from the exons ATGTTGTCATTCTCACCAGAGTATGGGCCCAAATTGAAAGAAGACTATATTATGGTAAAACATCTACCGAAAATTTCAAAGAGTGATGATGATTCTAACAGATGCTGTGGATGCTGTTGGTTCTGTTGCTGCAATGATAATTGGCAAAAG GTGTGGGGGGTACTAAAGCCTGGTTTTCTCGCCTTATTAGAAGACCCATTTGATGCGAAGCTATTAGATATAATCGTTTTTGATGTCCTACCAGTTTCTAATGGAAATGATGGTGTGGATGTATCACTAGCAGTAGAACTGAAGGATCATAATCCTTTGCGGCATGCATTTAAG GTAACATCTGGAAACCGGAGTATAAGAATAAGGGCAAAGAGTAGTGCAAAAGTTAAAGATTGGGTGGCTTCTATCAACGATGCTGCGCTAAGACCTCCTGAGGGTTGGTGCCATCCCCATCGCTTTGGCTCATATGCTCCCCCAAGGGGTTTGACGGATGATGGAAGTCAGGCCCAGTGGTTTATAGATGGTGGAGCAGCTTTTGCAGCCATTGCTGCAGCCATTGAAAATGCTAAATCTGAG atTTTCATATGTGGCTGGTGGGTGTGCCCAGAACTCTATCTTAGGCGCCCTTTTGACTCGCATACTTCTTCCAGACTTGATAACTTGTTGGAGAATAAAGCCAAGCAAGGAGTTCAG ATATACATCCTACTCTACAAAGAGGTTGCTCTTGCTTTAAAAATCAACAGTGTATATAGCAAACGCAGGCTTCTTGGCATTCATGAGAATGTGAGGGTACTTCGTTATCCTGATCATTTCTCAAGTGGTGTCTACCTCTG GTCACACCACGAAAAACTGGTCATCGTCGATAATCAGGTTTGCTTTATTGGAGGGCTGGACTTGTGTTTTGGCCGGTATGACACGTTTGAACATAAAGTTGGAGATAACCCTTCTGTGACATGGCCTGGAAAGGACTATTATAACCCCAG AGAGTCTGAACCCAATACTTGGGAGGATGCTCTTAAAGATGAACTAGACCGTAGAAAACATCCACGGATGCCTTGGCATGACGTGCATTGTGCTTTATGGGGACCACCTTGCCGTGACGTGGCTAGGCACTTTGTTCAACGCTGGAACTATGCTAAG AGAAACAAAGCACCGTATGAGGATTCAATTCCGCTTCTTATGCCCCAGCATCATATGGTTATACCCCACTACATGGGAAGGCAAGAGGAGTCAGACATTGAATgcaataaagaagaagacagcTTTAAAGGGATTAGAAGAGATGATTCATTTTCTTCTAGATCATCTTTGCAGGACATTCCATTACTTTTGCCTCAAGAACCTGTTGATCAGGATGGTTCGAGTGGGGGGAATAAAGAAAATGGAACAAATAATAGAAATGGTCCTTTCTCTTTCCGGAAATTGAAAGTTGAACCAGTTGATGGAGATACTCCTATGAGGGGATTTGTAGATGATCGCAATGGGCTAGATCTTCCAGTAGCAAAGCGTAAGTCTAATACGATAGATTCAGAGTGGTGGGAAACACAAGAACGTGATTATCAGGTTGGGTCGCCAGATGAGACTGGGCAAGTCGGTCCGAGAACTTCATGCCGCTGTCAG ATTATAAGAAGTGTCAGTCAGTGGTCTGCTGGAACAAGCCAAGTTGAAGAGAGTATCCATTCTGCTTACCGTTCTCTCATTGACAAAGCTGAACATTTTATCTACATTGAG AATCAGTTTTTCATATCAGGCCTTTCTGGAGATGACACAATAAAGAACCGTGTCTTAGAAGCATTGTACAAGAGGATTTTGCGTGCCCATAACGAGAAGAAAAGTTTCagggttgttgttgttataccTCTCCTCCCAGGTTTCCAG GGAGGTATTGACGACAGTGGTGCAGCATCTGTTAGAGCCATAATGCATTGGCAGTATCGAACCATATACAGGGGACAGAACTCAATACTGAATAATCTTTACAATACTATTGGCCCAAAGGCTCATGAGTATATTTCCTTCTACGGCCTTAGGGCATATGGTAAACTTTCTGAGGATGGACCTGTCGCCACTAGTCAG GTGTATGTTCACAGTAAAATCATGATAATTGATGACCGTGCCGCATTGATTGGATCTGCCAATATCAACGACCGGAGTTTACTTGGCTCAAGGGATTCTGAG ATCGGAGTACTAATCGAAGACACAGAGTTAGTAGATTCCCGCATGGCAGGAAAGCCATGGAAGGCTGGAAAATTTTCTTCAAGTCTTAGGCTCTCTCTGTGGTCCGAGCACCTTGGACTTCGTAGTGGAGAG ATCGATCAGATTATGGATCCCATCTCTGATTCAACCTACAAGAATATATGGATGGCAACTGCAAAG ACAAACACAATGATATATCAGGATGTCTTCTCTTGTGTGCCCAATGATCTCATCCATTCAAG AATGGCCTTCAGACAAGGGATATCGTACTGGAAAGAGAAACTGGGACACACAACGATTGACTTGGGAATAGCACCGGAGAAGCTGGAATCTTACCATAATGGAGACATCAAGAGAAGCGATCCAATGGACAGACTAAAGTCGGTAAAGGGACATCTCGTCTCATTCCCTTTAGATTTCATGTGTAAAGAGGATCTAAGACCTGTCTTCAATGAGAGTGAATACTACGCCTCCCCTCAAGTCTTCCATTGA
- the LOC104765523 gene encoding probable protein phosphatase 2C 41 produces MVLLPAFLDGFARTVSTKKGKNPPENEDGGREIAKSMIKDSKKNSTLLGTSGCVSSESSKRFTSICSNRGEKGINQDRAIVWEGFGCQEDITFCGMFDGHGPWGHVIAKRVKKSFPYSLLCQWQQTLASLSSSAECYSPLDLWKQACLKTFSVVDLDLKINPSIDSYCSGCTALTAVLQGDHLVIANAGDSRAVLATTSDDGNVVPVQLSVDFKPNIPEEAERIKQSDGRLFCLDDEPGVYRVGMPNGGSLGLAVSRAFGDYCLKDFGLVSEPEVTYRKITDKDQFLILATDGMWDVMTNDEAVEIVRGVKERRKSAKRLVERAVVLWRRKRRSIAMDDISVLCLFFRPS; encoded by the exons ATGGTGCTTTTACCTGCGTTTTTGGACGGATTTGCGAGAACCGTATCGACAAAGAAAGGTAAAAATCCTCCGGAAAATGAAGATGGAGGGAGAGAGATCGCAAAATCGATGATAAAAGATTCCAAGAAGAACTCGACTTTGCTCGGTACTTCAGGATGTGTTAGTTCTGAAAGCTCTAAGAGATTTACCTCTATTTGTTCTAATAGAGGTGAGAAAGGCATCAACCAAGATCGTGCCATCGTTTGGGAG GGATTTGGATGCCAAGAAGACATAACATTTTGTGGCATGTTTGATGGGCATGGACCATGGGGACATGTGATAGCCAAAAGAGTAAAAAAGTCATTTCCATATTCACTGCTATGCCAATGGCAACAAACTCTTGCCTCATTATCATCTTCGGCGGAATGTTACTCTCCGTTGGATCTCTGGAAGCAAGCTTGTCTGAAAACATTCTCCGTCGTCGATCTTGATCTCAAGATCAATCCTTCCATTGATTCTTACTGCAGCGGGTGCACCGCTCTAACCGCTGTTTTGCAG GGTGATCATCTTGTTATAGCAAATGCTGGTGACTCAAGAGCTGTACTAGCAACAACTTCTGATGACGGAAACGTAGTACCGGTTCAGCTCTCTGTAGACTTTAAACCCAACATTCCCG AAGAAGCAGAACGGATTAAACAATCGGATGGACGATTGTTCTGCCTAGACGATGAACCGGGAGTGTACCGGGTGGGTATGCCGAATGGAGGATCGCTCGGTTTAGCTGTTTCAAGAGCATTCGGAGATTACTGCCTTAAAGACTTCGGTTTAGTATCTGAACCGGAAGTAACATACCGAAAGATAACCGACAAGGACCAGTTTCTCATCTTGGCCACCGATGGG ATGTGGGATGTGATGACGAACGATGAGGCAGTGGAGATAGTAAGAGGagttaaagagagaagaaagagcgCAAAGAGATTAGTAGAGAGAGCTGTGGTGCTTTGGCgtaggaagagaagaagcattGCCATGGATGATATTTCTGTTCTCTGTCTCTTCTTTCGCCCTTCTTAG